The Haliotis asinina isolate JCU_RB_2024 chromosome 2, JCU_Hal_asi_v2, whole genome shotgun sequence genomic interval CGAGACAGCTGTACAACCGTTGACACAGATATCACAAACAATGATACAGGAGACACAGCAACAGGAAGAGACGGCCATACAACCATTGGCACAGATGCTACAAACAATGACACAGGAGACACAGCAACAAGGAGAGACGGCCATACAACCATTGGCACAGGTATTACAAACAACGACACAGGCGACAGGAGACAGCTGTACAACCACTGACACAGATATCACAAACAATGACACATGAGACACAGCAACAAGAAGAGACGACCATATAACCATTGGCACAGATGTCACAAACAATGACACCGGAGACACAGCAACAAGAAGAGACGACCATACAACCATTGGCACAGGTATCACAAACAATGACACAGGCGACACAGCAACAGGAAGAGACGGCCAAGTGTTATACATGTGATGTTTCAAGACTCGGTGCTCGTGGCAGATATTCGTGGCGGTCTAGTTGTATTTATAAAACGGGAGTTAGAATTATATTTTGAGCGGATCTTTCACCACTGGGAAAATGGGATATTCTTCAGGGCTGTCAATGCACAACTATCTCACCCACTACTTTTATGCTTTGTTTATGTCCATCCAGGAAACTCACCGATATATGCATCAAAAGAAGACAATGGTATGGATTTATTACAAAATAAACTCTTACATCTTTCATTTGAATTTGGTGAAAACGGCAGATTTATTCTGGGTGGTGACTTCAATCCAAGAACTACAAAGGTTCCAGACTACATTTTAGATGATAATCCAGACTATTTGTCTGTTGGTAATGAGTACATAGCTGATGACTTTGATATTGTTCGTCATTCCAGCGACAATATATTAAATAACTATGGAAAATGTTTACTTGAAATGTGTAAGTTGAATGTACATATTGTGAACGGCAGAATGAAATCCGATATTCCAAGCAACTTCACGTTtgtttcgacccgtgaaggtcccggggtagaataggccttcagcaacccatgcttgccataaaaggtgactatgcttgtcgtaagaggcgactaacgggatcgggtggtcagactagctgacatggttgacacatgtcatcggttccccattgcgcagatcgatgctcatgttgttgatcactggattgtctggtccagactcgattatttacagaccgtcgccatatagctggaatattgctaagtgcgacgtaaaactaaactcactcactcactcacgtttgtTTCAACATTTGGTTATAGTATTGTCGACTACTTTATAGTATCCACCTGCCTATTTCCTAACGTTGTTGACATGTCCGTTGATCCAAGGACGGAATCCGATCATGTGCCTATTGAATGTTCATTTACAAATATAAGTACTCAGAAATTGGAAACAGTTTACTCTACCACCATGCCTTTGTTAACACAACCTAGATATGTTTTATCTGATGAGCGGAGGATTGACTTTTTACATTCGATTATGGAATATAACACTAAGATGATGTGGGATGATTTTATAGATCTTCTTGACAAAAACAACATCAATCTTGCTGTTATGAAATTAACAGACATCCTGTGTTTGTGCGGAAATAACACTGGTATCCGGCACTCTACTAAAACATTGAAACGTCGACAGGTGCAGCCACCATGGCTTGACGGTGAATGTCAGAAACTTAGAACTGAAAAGTATATGTATCTCAATACGTTTAGAAGATACAGTTGTGATGGAAATTTAAGCCGATACAtccaatcaaaatcaaaatttaaGAAATGTTGTGCATTGAAAAAGCAACAATATGACACCAAGTTATCAAATGAGATAGATGCAGCTGCTAAAAGTAACAAATGTAAACTCTTTTGGAAAACTGTAAAACGTGCTGTTGTGAGATCCTGTTCCAGAAACTCTATTTCCCCTGATGTGTGGTTTAAATACTTTAATAATTTGTTAAACCTTGGTGTTGAGGTGAATGAAGATGACTTTGATAAACACGTGTTTATCTGATTGTGTTAAGAATCATTCTTGTGAAGAATGCCCTGATGTTCACATAGCTGATAAGCTGCTGTCAGATGAAATATCTTGTGAGGAAATCAAGCAGGCAATTCAAGATTTAAAGAGAGGAAAAGCCTCTGGATCGGACGGTTAACCTGCAGAAATTTTCTTATGCTCTGCTGATGTTATtattctgaaatgtttgtttgataaAATAGAGGACACTGGCACATTTACAGACGCATGGAATCTGGGGATGATTATACCTCTATATAAATCAGGATCACCTTCGGATCCTACTAACTACAGGGGCCTTTCACTTTTAAATGTATCTGGAAAAGTGTTCGCTAGCATAATAGAAAGAAGACTTCGGGTATGGCTAGATGTTAACAACCTTATTACTCAAGCACAAGCAGGACTTCGGCACAAATATTCAAGAACAGATAATATATTTACTCTTCAGTCTCCTTGTACAAAATATCTATGTAAACCAAAAGGTCGACTTTACTGCGCATTTATtgactttaaaaaaacatttgattttaTAAATAGACAAAAGTTACAATATCAACTAAAGTCTACTTATTAAAGGTTTCCATGGTAAATTTACAACATTCTTAAGAGTATGTATACAAGGGTGAAATCATGTGTTAAGAccatgtctggtgtcacacccagCTTTTGTACCAGTAGGGGTGTTCGCCAAGGATGTATTCTCAGTCCTGTTTTATTTATCTTCTTTATTAATGAATTAGCTAGTTGTATCCATACTGATTGTTcacgtagtatttttgtgtctgatgaaattgaagatatgttattgttgtttgcagatgatattgttttgtttgattacaCAGTCGTCTGTCTACAAAAACAGTTAAATGTGCTGGAGTGCTTCTCGAAGAAATGGGATCTTGTTGTAAACTTAGATAAGACTAATGTTATTGTATTTAGAAATGGTGGCATAATAAATGGGTACGAAAGCCGGACATTATACGACTCCCTTTTGAAAACTGTTACCTTGGATTGATGTTTTCATCACGATTATGTTGGTCTGCAGCATGGACAAATCTTGCCTCACATTCTTATAAAGCAACTAGGTCACTTTTAAAGTTACTcagacaaaataaatacatttctttTTCGTCAGGATGTTCAATATTTAATTGTAAAATATCGCCGATACTCCTATATGGCTCCGAAAGTTGGGGAGTTAAGTACTTTGAAGTTATTGAAAAAGTTCATTTAACTTATTTTAAGACGTTTCTGGGAATAGGGAAATTTGCTTTAAATAAAGCTGTCATAGGGGAGACAGGCCGCTACGCATTGTTTGTTTCTAGGCAAGTAAGAGTTATCAAATATTGGTTAAAGTTACTTAAAGTGGATACTTGTCGTTATCCCTATCATTGTTACCGTGTGTTAATGAAGTTCGATGATATTGAAAAACAGTGTTGGGCTTGAGATGTTCGACACCTTCTTTTTCTACGTAGTTTTTCTCATGTTTGGATGTTCCATGGCCAGGGAGTTGGTGATGATaatatgtttttgtaaatatttgaacaAAGACTCAAAAGAACAAATCGACTTGGGACTGCATCTGGGCTGCGTCAAGATTGACTGAGGAAATATCTTCgtaaaatcaacaaaacaacATCCTGTTACTGGtattataaaatataatattacCCCCTAGCCCCCGTTCAACGTGTTTGTTACCAAACTCCAATGCTATATTTGCATAAATCTGAGAGACATGTGAAGTCATCCTCCCCCGCTACAGTACTGAAGAAGATACAAAAAAGTTACTAACACAACTATATATTCATGATTTATTCATTATCCATTCAAATATTAAAGCTACTATGTTGAGGCATCTCGTTCAGCTCTGGCAATAGTTGGGCACATGTGAAAGAGTGTGAAAGCGGAGGTACCCGTGATTACTCAATGCTTCAAGGTGGAGGTACCCCTGATTACATGTACACAATgcaatgattacacaatgccacaaTGTGGAGGTatccttgattacacaatgccacaaTGTGGAGGTACCTGGACGTAACAAGGATAGTGGTAATCACATAGTTGAGTTTCTGTTCAATATTAGTATGTGGCCTGCATCTGAATAGACCCACAGTGACCCGGAATAAATAATACCGCCTCATGTCAAAAACAAAGTGAAACCAAAGTAATTTCTTCGAACTCGTACACACGTTTTGCAGTCAGTGGGGAAATATTTACTTCGACACCATCCTAGTTAAACAGATCGCATCGACCTCCCTGCAACTGCTATTACTGCTCTTGTTTCCCTTTagtttgaaattgaaacaaAACTGTTTAAACCAACAACAGGCAAGttatttattgtatttcacTATTCACGAGTACAAGGTAGAGCTGAACGATAGCGTGCAGTCTGCACACAACTTCAGTCGTGACGTGCGGGCCACAGCACCTTCTAATGGTGACTCAGTGGTAGCGCAGTGGGCCATGAACCTAATTAATTGTGTTGTGTGAGTAAATTTAATTTAAGATTACACAAATAATCTTTTGACCACCTTTTCACTCCACATGTGATGCGTACCAGAGACCCCTCCTCCCCGCTCCCTTCTCGTATAAAACATGATTATATCGATATTATTCCCCAGGACAAATTGGCCAGACGTTTACCACGGTAATCCGTTTTAGCCTGCTTCCTCGACAATAACGTAGACATATATTCCGGATTCTCCGGTATCATCTCCTACTGAAAACTGAACTTGGGGAGGAATGGGTGGGTGTCCATTGGTCACTTCAGTCTCGCTGAAAAACAAGGATACCCATCTACAATCAAACCCACTTAAAGAAAAGAATTAGTGGAATGGAATTGGATTAGTAAGTGTTTGGATTAGCAAGTATTTGGATTAACGAGTTATTTATGACCacgtttggcagtttgactcctgagagtttcagGGATCGTTCAAAAACACAATGTCGTGAAAACGAAGAAAGTGACTTGGTTCGAATGTTTCAGTTCACCGGAGAtgcagtgaaaatgtaaatTATAGGAAGAGATGTTTATGATTTCAGTCACTAGTTTTCCAGGTCTATATTATTTACTCTCACACTGACTGACTCAATTCATAATTAAGAGAGACAGTGTAATGAAAACGGTTTACCGTTGAGGGCATCCATGGACTCTGTACAGTTTGTATCCAACGGCAGCGCAGAGTATAAGAACAACAGCTCCTGCCAGACCGATGCCAATTCTAGCTGCCTGCCATTCTTCTGCTCCTTAAAACCACACGTGTTTAGAGAGGAAATCTGGATTAGCATTGTGTTCATAATGTTTTTACTCATAGTATATAGACTCACGCTAGCGTTGTTTAGTATGACGTGATCAGAGGTTCCAGCTATCGACTTTCTCCAGTTCGGGAGTTAATCAGTACATCATAATTGACATATTCGAATAATTTATAAGTACATGTGATATCGTTACCGGATCGTCGTGATATTACAGGTATGGTGAGGCATTTTCTGAAATAATGCAGTACTAATTACCACAAAATTATATCGGATGTGATATGCGTGTTTAGGACATGTGTTAAATCACTGCACCCGGATTATCTTGTTGACTGCTGTTTGATCCCCGATATCCATCAGTACTCCGGTAGCTGACAGTACTGTTGTTAAATGTTGTGCGCGCTGTCTCACTTCCAGTGGTGATTGTGTGTGGATTGTGTGCAACTCCTGTAGTTGTGTCGTTACAGCCGTCACCTTGATGTCCCTCTACAGACGGCAGACACGTGGAATTGAATTGATCACATTGAACGCAATTGTGTGGGCACAGTTCTTTACAGAATACCCCTGTCCATCCTTCTTTACACCCGTGAGTACACTTGAGCCCAGCCTGGGTGTACTCACATTCTCTGAACAGACACGTGCCACTACATGTAGTTTCACAATCTGTTCCGCATCCAGTCGGGCACTTGAAGCAGGAATCTTCCCCTTCACGACATAAGTCTTGGCATGTAGAACAGGTTACGTTTGTGTCACTGATTGAGCAAAGGTCTGTCCCTGAAAGTAATTTTTGTTTGAATCTCGTTCATTTGtaaaagatatttctcactcaCATTACAGAGGGCACTAATCGACCTttcgtgtaataccattttcattaaacatgtTAATGATATGGTAGCAAACGAGCGAAGGTGAGGTTgctactaaatctttcacgagtTTAATAAGAAATCATGGTATTTCACGGTAGCGAGTCAATGAAGGTCTAACACCTTTGAGACAGAGGTATTAGCATAACTGTAAACCGTCATGACGGCATACGTCAAGGGGTATTACACTAATGTAACACTGACGTAAattattacactgcagtatcttaaacgggcgagtaataaggTACAATATCTGATAAATACTCTTACCTGACGAGAACTCAAAGAGAACAGCGAAGGTCAAAACCAGTAGTCTCATTACCAAGGTGCCGTTGCATACACCGCCAGTAACTTCAAACAACCGGAGTGTTATGTTCTGTGTATTGTCAGGTCCGACGGGCGTTTCCTCACTTCACGTTTCGCTTTCCGTATCATATTTGTATCATGTACAAATTTAGTAAAATGCAGAAAATGGAGATGGTTTACAAATATTTCCTGCCATTAAGTGCAATTGGAATATTAAAATAGTACAACTGATGCTAAACTATCTTATAACTGTCAAGTTTCACACTGATATGGAGCATCAGACATAACCCAGAATCAGTATCTTTTAAGTTAATAGAGCCAAGGAGCCAAGCATTTTCTTCTGTACTGTATGTTTGTATTCCACGTTGGTCAAAcagaaaacacataaacatgccTCGAACTATATCTCAGATGACTGCGTAAAGTCTGGAAAGGCAAGATCGCTCACATGTAGCCGCCAAAGGAACACACATGCACTTACATTGTCATTTAGAACAGTTTTCACTCAGTAAGCCCCGCCTTCCAAGAGATGGTCGATAGTATTCAGTTAAGAAAAGCTTTCCCCCCGGTTCTATCTTAACATATTCCAGATGAAGAACATAGGGCATGCCAAAGTCGTTGGAATACCTCGACAAGGAGAATCTGTTTTTCAGTGTTGAATCTCGGTTGGGAATAAGTTCATTGTCACCCACGATATCCCTACCCGTTGTAATACAGATAGCTTAAAGGATGTAATGGCATAATAACAAATGACTTGTAGAATCAACCTGATATATCAAAACTGCAATGGAAAATGCCTTTTAGAAACACTATTTACAAGTGCTAGAGTTTTGCGACTGCGAAGGTGACGATAAATACTACCTAGATTTACTCACAAACAATACAGCACTGAATTAACCTGTCGATAAACACACGTCAATGACTTATGCTTTGAACATCTGCTATCAAGGTTTCTTTGTCATATATGAATACTACGGCCTCGCAGTACAGTTCAAACTGACGAAGAGcacaaatatattgttttaaacattttcttCATCTAACTTCATTTGCATTGATCGATAAGTCACACACTGAATACGATAGTGTTGTGACGCCTGTCACCAATTCACGTTGCCAGCGAGACTTCGTGATTTTACGTCCACATCTTCCGTCATTATGCTGTTCCAGAAATATTTTGCCGATGCTCACACGCACTGGTTGGTCGGctgctgttttatgccgcactcagcaatattccagatataaggcggcggtctgtaaataatccagtctggacgaGACAGGTTAACATCTATCCACGCAACAGGGATACggtgagtcaaccaagtcaacgatcctcaccacctgatcccgttagtcgccccataggctactgaagatcagttcgaactcggatcttcacggtttcaTTTTGTATAAAGACTATAAGGCATGTTAAAGTCGGTGACATCTTGTCTCGTTACTCCCCGACAAGAGGTCCACTTAGCACGACTTCCACGATACTGTTTATTATATGTGTTTAGCGTTTATGAGCATGTATACACTCAGCTTGCTTCACGTGTTCATATTGTTGCAAATAAGCATGTTTGACACAATTTATACCACAATATGAGGTATCAGAAGTTCAAAACATTAAGAATAAACAACAAAGTtgatgtttaaactgatatcaGTTGATGATAATAGAGATCCAGATGGACGAAAATGACCCATATGACTCCTGTACATCAACAATGTGACAGACTGTCCTGTCGTTTCTGAATGAGGTGTTCCTCTATTCGTTAACTGCAGCGTACTTGTATGCCACGCTTGGGTTCTGGGGGTCAGTCCGACCCGAAATCTCTATAGAGACACAACATGACACAGAAAATCCGAGCCTCATTACACAGGAGTCAACGCTAGGAAGCACACTTAAAATATTCTTGTAGGTCGGTTTTGGCAACAGTAATTTCACGCACTTGTTATGAAAACCCAAGTGATCACGAATGATATTATTATGTAATTATTATGTAACTGACTGGTGATATAATTTTTAGAATGTTACAGTGTAGAGAAACCATATCCAAGATGGAACTCCTCAGTACCTGTAAGTATGGAACGAGTCCGGTTGATGACATGTCAATAGATAGATATACATTGAAGGAGTTTGACCTACATCATTtcaaagaaaagcaagatttatggatatcaaagTCTTATTGGGAATAACACGATGCTTCGGAGTATATGCTCGCTCcttcatatttgaaaatatgctTCACCTTATAAAGCAGCAAGCATACATGTCGTATTTTGCTTTCTGACGCATTCCATTTCTAACTGATTTGATGTACATAAGTTAATACATTGTACTGAACACCAACCAACACGTTGTCGCTTATTACACACGGTTTAGTTACGACTTTATTATGTGTTTATATATGTGGGAAATTCTCTTAGCGTTATGAACAAGACAAGAAACGGgacccagggcctagatttcctaaactctcttagcgctgagatatTCAGCGTCagtcagtgttaatgtatggcacgtaCGACTATCATAACGCTAAGAGAATTTCGAAAATCTAGTCCCTATTCTATATCAGCTGTAAACCTAGTATATATTCATCAGCTGTCAGCACCGGCTGAAGGCTTCGACTTACACGTCTGGATACATTGAAAGGGTTCCGCCTGCTTCTCGTGGTCTATCAGCGTCGGAGCGTTAGCACAGACGCAACAGACCAGACTGTGAAAGGTTTTAACAACAAAAGAGTTTTTTTCAGACCAAACTGTAACATCATCAAACACAGTGTCATGATATCGGTGTATCCGGCATCTGACAGTACATCCCTAAAACACACATACCGCCATCTTAAAACACAATCTGACTTCAGGGCTAAGGGCATGTCTGAGATTTTAACACATTTCATTTCGCCTGATTAAATTTGTGAACTCATATGAGGTGGTTCTGAGTGCTTCATAATCTGTATGCTTTGGATTAAGAACTATAGTGATCAAGAAGACATCTGACGAGGATTTTTCAAAAAACAGTAAACATCCCCTGTCGGCGCCCTATGCAATACCTTGGAGATTTAAGACCTTCTTCAACCTTAGAATCGGAAAGACAATGTGTGGATACCAGGTGGGCCTTTCTTCAACTAGAGATACAAAAACATAAATCTTAAATACAAACAGTGAGTCAGAATAACGAAGACAAGTTTTAAATTATGAGTAATTGCGTCCGAGTGAGACTGAAATAGTAGACAATCTATAAGCCGAAATCTAAATATCAAAATGTCTTGTTGTAAGGTCCTGATACTCCAAGCTTAGCCAAAAGAGGTAGCGTGGTTGCATTTGAATGGAATGTAATTTGGTAGATGAATTTGGAAcctacagatgaaatgaagacaCTGCTACTGAAATCCTAACCGCATCACTCAACCCACTCAACTAACTCAACCCACTCAACTAACTCAACCCACTCAACTAACTCAACCCACCCTTACCACCAAACTAGTTACTTTTTTTAAACAGACACTACTAATAAGAAATATAGATAATACTGCCATTCGTCCGATTACGTCAAGTAATCTGGCCGAGTCATGTTGTTGGGGACTTACAAACCTGTATTTCTTTACAGCAAGAACACGAGACATAAGTTTACATAGAAACATTAGTATGAGACACTAGATGGGACATACAGTCTTAAGCGTCAAAGTCAACTAACGATATTGACCAGTTTTTCGCCATGAATaatggttttgttttcttgCCAAAGGAGGAGTTTGGTTGACAGCATTTATGTCCCGTCTGGGATTCCATCCTAAGTTGTGCAGATGCAGACTGGATGCTTATCTAGCTGAAGAATTATTGATACCAGGTTTTAGTTTCTAATGCTAACCGAAAGGGACTTGAAAACGAGGTCAAAGTCACTGAATTGTCCGGTCCATGCTTCTATATATAGACCACcttcatataactgaaatagttTTGAACGAAAGAGAGAAAGAATATGAAAAGGCATGGCACTGAGGAGACTAAGTTAGGTTCAAGTTGAGAaaagggacggtggggtagcctagaggttatggttgtcgcttgtcacgctgaagaccagggtccaattcctcacatggtcataatgtgtgaagcctgtttctagtAGAATATTGCGGCATAAGGCGGCATAAGGCGGCATaaggcggcataaaacccaactcatttactcagtcactcactcgactagatatttgtatagcgccgatatccagttagttcaactgctcaagggcacTTTCCCCCCTCGACCATTGGATGTCCAtaacaacggcacatcgtattttaaatatcaactccctggggatcatacaactcttgcagccttaCAAggctcgatcccggcacctcCAAGATCGCTGGATTGGTAGCCTGGCGCCTTAAACAGCTCGCCCACCGTGGCAatgtcacgacgggggacaaacgtgtgtttgttgtatatAGAATAGACCAGACaacagtgatcaagagcatgagcctcgatctaactactttggatacgatgacatgtgtcacgaCTAGACCACTCGACCCAGTTTTGTCGCCTATTAGCCtaggttcctgaagaccaattgcgAACCGGGTGTTCATGggtccacacattgtactctgTGGAGAATCGAAACTGGATCTTGAGGGTGACGAACCAACGCTTTAACTCCACCTACCCAGAACGGGAAAAACATTTTATACCTTGAAAGGTATTTTTCTTGGGAGCAATTTTTACCTATCAATTTTTGACAGAACGTACGAAAATATCGTAAAGGAGAAATATGTATGATGTTGTTGTTCCCACATGGAATCAATTAACCCTTTATGGCAATGTCCTCCATAACCATCAACGTCCTCTCTAGGTTCTCAGTATTTACGGGGTGGATTATATCTTTCAATATTTCTAAGATCTTACATAACAATAACTCTCTTTTGTGGTAACAAACCAACCAGACCACTTTTGAAGACGTCAGAGAATTTCGTGCAACATGCAATATTTATAGGTTGTGTTTGAATAAAACCCATTACACTCTGTACACGAGGAGTTAAGAAAGATAAAACTGACAGAACAGTGACAGGAAGGATTTctgacatgtaaatataaacagCTACAGAACACGACATATGCAGGGGTGAGACGAATACAGGAGAATGCAGTAACTGTACTAAGTAAAttagggggtggggtggggggtggggttggAGGCTCTGCAGTGTTGTGTGTGACATTTAGAAGCACTGTGTGCATCTTGGATCCGTGTAACAAAAGTCCCCTTGATTTGTGTCTTGGGTTGTCCTTCGAGGTCTTTCTCCTCTAAGTCACCTCGCACAGGAGACAGGTCTCTGACACTAAACGCCCCGGTGGAGATCGTGTCACATCCGTTCCTGTGGACTGCTGCTCTGACAGTTGCAAATTTATAATATTCATGCTCCAGCGCAGTAACTTTCACACATTCAACAATTCAGAGCGGAAGAGTGGTGACAGAAGGTGCACCAGAATCAGAATAATTTAGAACTGAACAAGGTATATTGATCACTGTGCACTTTGTCCCGTGTGTTCATATCAATGCGATTACACTCTGTTCTGTGTGCCATCTGCatattaaaacattaaaatttGCCAAGGCTCAATTCTGACAGCTGACTTTGTTTTCGTGAAAGCAGGTTTAAATAACAGACGTGAGAACTACTTGACACAAGCTACTGGAATTGCAGCAGGTTatgcataaaaaaaaaaatcatctttCGGAGTGGACTTTCTCACCTTTCAGTTTCACCTTCAACTTCTAAAGCGCTGTCTTTTTCACCCTTTAGTCACGGTTTTGCAGTTAATCAAGACACACgtcatgaaataaaaacattcagAAGTCAGCCGCATGTCAGTGATATTTCTACTGACACTTTCACATTTACTTTTTCAGTAGATCCCAAAGGGCTCTTATGCCACCTTGTCGCTCAGACTCATTGTCAGTATCGGCTCGACACGTCAATGAAAACCGAGGGTTGGGATATTCCAAGAGATGAATGACACGAAGCCTATGGAAGAAATCCGATCACCGTCTTGGTATCACTATCCGACAAATATGCAGACGCCACCTTCCAGCATCTCCACACACCAGTCTCGTGTTTGCTTGATGGACATTTGAATATATATTCAATTTGATGTTTCTCCATCCTCAATAGGTGCAAATATGTTGCACATATATCTTTTGCAGGGCAGGTGACTTCACCATCATTTAAATACGATTGTGATTGTTGGTGTGATGATAACCACAGCAAGATGATTATGACTACGATTGTGTCTGGCATCATAGTGTGTATGAGGAGTGCAAGTCTAATATTTGATAGACTGCACCTTCAGTATATATTCCGttaatcaggaaccctcctcttcCTGAGCTGCTCGTACACAACCAGGGGGCAACTTCAAAATGATCAGACTATTAACCTGAGAAATGAGTGAAACTGATAATTGATAACACTAATGAACAGTTTATAAAGGTCTAATTAATTCACCGAAACTTGTCTGATTTGAAAGGTCAACATTACTTACCTTGCTAAAATCTTAAGTTCGTAGGCGTCAAAAACGTAAAACGTTTGGAAGTACCAGCTGGCAATGCTCCAATACCTCTTAATATGGCATGATATGCAAACATGAATTGATATAAACCAGccaacaaatatattcaaataactTTCTGGTagtatacactgaaaataaatgACTCTCTATATAACTCGAGTTCCTGGTGATCATAATAAAGCAAAGCGCCGGAATTTGTGCATTCAGCGAGTAAAAAATTACTTCAAAATTAATTACAAGAATCATAAACACACTTCGACTTATCAGGCGTTCGAGGAGTGACGG includes:
- the LOC137272140 gene encoding multiple epidermal growth factor-like domains protein 11, with the translated sequence MRLLVLTFAVLFEFSSGTDLCSISDTNVTCSTCQDLCREGEDSCFKCPTGCGTDCETTCSGTCLFRECEYTQAGLKCTHGCKEGWTGVFCKELCPHNCVQCDQFNSTCLPSVEGHQGDGCNDTTTGVAHNPHTITTGSETARTTFNNSTVSYRSTDGYRGSNSSQQDNPGAEEWQAARIGIGLAGAVVLILCAAVGYKLYRVHGCPQRETEVTNGHPPIPPQVQFSVGDDTGESGIYVYVIVEEAG